AAAACCGGACACTTGTCAGTGTGTTATAGGTAATAAAGCTCGTCACTCACACAATTAAGTTTGCGTAAGCTGACAAGTGTCATTATCATTTGTAGCTTTTATTCCGGCGCTTTTAAATAGAATGAGGCTGGTCAAGTGCAAGTTCAcgaaaaaaagccaaaatttCGGAGGGATGGAATTTGGCCTCGTGGCAttgatgttttaaaaaaaggaatatcaGTCAGGAATGCAAGAGAAATCAACAGCAACCGTTCTAAATCGTGGCTTCTTTGATATCGCTCAAGGTTTCTCATACATCTTCATTTGAGCAAAACTGTAAGTACTTCCTACTCCGAGGGTATCATTTAGGTACCTTTAAAGAGGCAATGTCATgttactgcgcatgtctggagtcagtttgtattgtaggcttttaattgtcTTAAATgccttttaaaataatatgcaatattttactgaaaactatgtttattgacagtttgtggtcttttccttttaatttatgtctcccacatgtaccaaagactcataagtcaatattagaatttcaGTGAAATTCAATGTTTTcaggccggagagctattgcaaagctctaaCCATGACACTGCGTCATTACCAGTGTTTCTTTTAAGTTACTACACTTGACACTCACCGGGGATGCCAGATGGGCGTATGGCAGCACGGCGGGATGAGTGAGACCGTGATAGAATGGGTACGCGCCCTGAGCACCATATCCATAGGGGTACGCCACAGCCTGTTTCTTAGTGGCCCTTACGTCTCTTGTAGATGGGATTTTTCCTCGTCGAGATTCCGGTTGCTCAGAGGTGAATGAATTTGTCTCGCTGTCTTGTTCACTCGTGTCTTCGAAAGGCATGCCTTTTGAAAGGAGGAAAAATGAATTTTATACATTTGTAAAGTTTATCAGCATTCTTACGATAGAATGCAGGAATGCAGGATTGGGAGAGAGCAGATACAACTCAAGCCTACTCAAAAGGTTACCAGGTAGCCTTAAAGTAACACGACTGACATCAGAACACAGTTCgaaattcaaaattattggttGTAGAAGGAGATAAAAAAGGGGAGAACCAGGACAGAAGGCCTCAGAGTAAAGACAAGAACCAACTCACCAAGCTCAGATCAAAACCTGGAATCGAAAAACGGAATCGGGAATGGAGAGGAACCATGGTGCGAGGAACCGACACCGACCGACACACAGAGCTCCTTTATTCTAACTACGATACTTTCTTtgaattacaaaataaaaaataaaactttgttttaagATGTCATACTTTAAATTTATATAAGATAATAGGCGCGTTAacagggggggtgcgcagggtccTCGCCTAATCCTCCCTTGGTCGCAAAAATGTGagtaatttcttattgaaggatctcaaaatactatttttctttattcataCGATACCTAGACTGTCCACCCACCTCCCCTCCCAGCCAATCTTGAGTACacggacatgacggaaaaacctggaaaattcgcaattcgagatagagaaagaagacataattttacaatggccatcggttccttgtattcgggagtgatttttgaaacacaaataacgtgaggccgaaatgcacatacccagatttttgctttttaatatatttttcccttgatcatccttgcgctatgtatgagctcagggacaaaaagctcaaatttcaatgacactttacaaaaagttaCATCAATTTAACAAAAAggcgcatttgatattttgtttgctattactcttAGAGAAAACTTAGAGAGTACTTAGAGAacttagagaaattttccgccttattagatctgaaatgagcttatttgaagccttaagtcatgtttttccgtcatgtcgagtACACGCCTAACAACAATGGTTGACCATGGTTCTTTAACTTGCTAAAGGTATGTGATATCTTACTAGAGTCTCCTGCAGGAGCAATTTTGAAGTTCGCCAGCTGATCTTTGTTTTCGCCCTCATCCATCTCTGCGCTTGCGTATTTGCTCGAGTACTCGGGGAACTGATCTTTCTCTGCCTCTATTTGCTCTGGGAGGTTCATACCTACGCCTGTACACAAACTTTAGTAGTTAGTCAAAATCGTGTCaaccaaaaaatatatatttctcaGGAGGCGGAGCTCCACACTATAAGACTAATAGCCTACTTGCACTAagacgtgactttttgggtggcaaattcgcGTGCGCCACGGATTTTCGCGGTataagaacaacaacaaaaagcaaaataatcaGATTTTCTGTCATGTaaggcttattttcattggaagattttattattttgccgCTTTCTTTTGTCGGAAGTCTGCCGCTCAAAATGTCACGGCTACTATTTCTGTGAGTCGTACCCGGTATGCGGAGCTGCGTCGCCCCACCCTCGCCCATCACTGACGTCAAACCAGGTCCACCGAATGAGCTTCCAAATAGCGATGTCTCCGAGTCCGAGGGGTTATCACCTTCCGAGTCGGGGCTCATGATGTTTTGTCGAGAGGAACCCTTTACTTCTTTCTCGTTCTGCTTAGTTGGCTTCTCAGGTGTCTTGGATCGGCACCCACAGCCACAACCTCCACAGCCTCCGCACCCACCACACCCATGTCCTCCCCATCCTCCAAAACCATGTCCCCATCCCCCATATCCATGTCCCCATCCACCGTATCCCCATCCACCACAACCACACCCACCATGGCATGCTACCTCACCCCCAACACAGCCACACCCGGGGTACACAACCCCTCCCCAGCCGTATGGACCGGGATGGTAGCCACAGACACATCTAGCGGAAGCGctctcttgttttgtttgctgACCTTTTGGGATGCCAGAACGGCGGAGGAAGGGCCCCCAGGCCTCTCCAAAGGGACCGTAAGCAGGAGAGCCAATAAAGGCGCTATGGCCACCAAAAGGGAAAATTGGACCAGCTCCATAAGGACCCGGGCCAGCGCCATAGGGGCCTGGACCAAAGGCACCATATCCAAAGCCACCCCAGCCGAGTCCAGGATAAGCACTGCCACCCCATCCGTACACGCCTGGGTGGTACCCATGAATAAAGCTCTTGCTCTGAGAGTCACGTGGTATATCTGACCTGTAGTAGCCATGCCCTGCGCCGTACCCGTGACCCGCACCCCAACCGATATATCCCGGATGGCTCCAGCCATGAGCCCATCCAGATGCCCAACCAGGGTACCCAGCGTTACCAGCTCCCCATCCACCCCATCCCCCTGAGTACCCAGGCCACCAGCGCTTACTGGCACTTTCACTGCCAGGGCGAGGGACGCCTGATCTTAAATATCCGTGACCAGCCCATCCGCCAGCAAAACCTCCCCATGGACCCCCCCACGGGCCATCCCATCCACCGAAACCATGCGCGCCCCAGCCTGGGTAACCATAGTTACCAAGACCCCAACCACCCCAGCCTCCAGAGTAACCCGGCCACCAGCGCTTGTTTGGGGCCTCGTGCGAGTCTGTTTCGCCCTTGGATGCCTTCTTGTTCTTTGGAATTTTAGACCTGGGATACGAAACAATAGTTTTCAGAACTGATAATTTCACACACATCACAACAATGGTTGATACAGTGTTTTTTGGTAGCCCATATAAAGGACGCTGTCTAATCTGATACTGTTTATAATACAGTCGCTTTCCAAAGTCCCTTCTATTCTTCTTTTTTGTCGCGGAGATCTAAGAATGAAATATATGCGGACGTCACAATGTTTAGGGTTTATCCATTCGTCTATCTTCCAGATGGTGACACCACAGCAAACCCgtccaaaataaaaataataattcccTCTACCTATAAGGAGCTCCGACATTGGGGTATCCATTCCATCCACCAGATGGTGACGCTATAGCAAACCCGTGACCCGGGAAAAAGCCATGTCCCGCGGGCCATTGCGAGGTTGTCCCCCATGAGTGGCCTCCATGATAGGGGCCGTGATGGATGGCGTCAATCACGAACTGCTTCTTGTGGGCGCTCGTCGACTTGGAGTCAGCCTTGGGGTCTGTTACAGGAAAGAGTATTTAGGGGAACGTGACATGactgaaaaacatgacatgacgcttcaaataagcccatttcacatcgaataaggcggaaaatttttctgagtacttagtaatttatagcaaacaaaatatcgaGTGCGACTTTtcttaaattgatgcgactttttgtaaagtgtcattgaaatttgagctttttgtcTATGAtctcatacatagcgcaaggatgatcaaggaaaaattatcttaaaaagccaaaatctggttatgcgcacttcggcctcacgatATTTGTGTTtagaaaatcagtccgtaatacaaagAACCTATGGCCATtataagaaattgtgtcttctttctctatctcgaattgcgcgttttccaggtttttccgtcatgtcgggGAACGTGAGTTTAATTATCTGCCTCTCCTAGTTTCTCTTTTCATTAGCAAATGATCTAAATTTTGCGACTCTGACTCTGAGAATAACTAGATGGAATATCTGACTCTCCTAGAATACACGGAatggtttcttttttttattatcaactAATATAAATTTAACGACTCTGACTCTGAGAATAACTTAAGTTGGAATATCTGCCTCTCCTAGAATGCTCGGCATTGCTTCTGTTTTCATTAACAAATAATATAAATTTTGCGACTCTAACAGTGCGACCCACGCTTGCTTGGCCCCTTTGACATTTTTGTGAAGTGAattctttaaaaattataatgcGAGAAACGAAACCAACCCAGCAAGGCATGaatttaattttctttctgtAAGGCGCACAGCATAGCACAACGGAAGTTTCCTAGTACGTGTCAATAAATCTGATTCTCTCATGGTGGCTGGCTAATTTCCTAGAAACAAAAAGCGTTAAAATTGCCATCGACAAGATGCGCTGCGAGTTTGCGACTAGTTGTAATATAATCAGCGACATATTGGTGTTCCGATTAGGCTCTTTGACCTTTCATTTGGGTTGGGGTAGGCGGGGGGCAATGGTTGGGATGGGGGGGGCAATACTATTTTATAGGGATATCCCATGCTTGTATGAAGCAAGAGGTCACATGGACCGTTATTTAAAACACAAACTAAGGTCAAATTTCACATCCAAAgtggactatggcaaaaaaatGTCCCCATATAAATTTTACATgcttttttgtgtgtattttgtAATGTTAACAGTAGATAGAAACAAATCAGTGAGGTGGACATCCTAGATCTTCCGGGATCATGTGAAAAAAGAACACGCTACATaaggtttttttcttcatatggattattctggctacgcccctattctcttcatttttttaacaatgaCAGTATGGCAAAAGCGAATATTTACACGTATGTTTCGACACCCAATCAATTAAGATGTAAGTTATGTGGCTTAACTCTGATGCAATGTTAGTTTCTTTCATTTTAACTATCAATTCAAAATGGATGATACTTCTTTAACGGTTTACGGTACTAACCAGGCTTTTTGATGTCAGATCTCTTGGACAGGTCATCTGAATCTAGCTCGATTTCATGAGTCTCGATTTCTTGGGTGTCATCAGGTGATGGGCTAGCAAAGCTGATTGCTACAAACCCGAACACCGCAATGGCCAACACAGACCAAAGTCTTATCATCCCTTTTTCGTTTTTATGCCGCCCTTAACGCTTTTCGGGCGATTTCCTCGGTCTTTCAAAACGTCGAAATGGCTttaataataaagaaagaaaatatgtgTAATGCTGGATCGCTTGATCTGTCTCGGTGAAAGACACACCACAAGCAAAAGGTGCTCTACTATTGGCTAGATCGCTTCTACAGGTTAAGGGACTATTCTTGTGTGTTATTCAAGGTAAActtgattatttatttaaaactgTTTCGTCTTAAGGGTCTTCGAGTCAAAACATGGAACTATGCCCCGATATTCAGTAAAACAAATCCAACCTAAAAATCAAGTAAGGAGTTTAAAAGTTTACCTGTGATAGAC
The DNA window shown above is from Nematostella vectensis chromosome 15, jaNemVect1.1, whole genome shotgun sequence and carries:
- the LOC116617362 gene encoding uncharacterized protein LOC116617362 isoform X1, translating into MIRLWSVLAIAVFGFVAISFASPSPDDTQEIETHEIELDSDDLSKRSDIKKPDPKADSKSTSAHKKQFVIDAIHHGPYHGGHSWGTTSQWPAGHGFFPGHGFAIASPSGGWNGYPNVGAPYRSKIPKNKKASKGETDSHEAPNKRWWPGYSGGWGGWGLGNYGYPGWGAHGFGGWDGPWGGPWGGFAGGWAGHGYLRSGVPRPGSESASKRWWPGYSGGWGGWGAGNAGYPGWASGWAHGWSHPGYIGWGAGHGYGAGHGYYRSDIPRDSQSKSFIHGYHPGVYGWGGSAYPGLGWGGFGYGAFGPGPYGAGPGPYGAGPIFPFGGHSAFIGSPAYGPFGEAWGPFLRRSGIPKGQQTKQESASARCVCGYHPGPYGWGGVVYPGCGCVGGEVACHGGCGCGGWGYGGWGHGYGGWGHGFGGWGGHGCGGCGGCGGCGCGCRSKTPEKPTKQNEKEVKGSSRQNIMSPDSEGDNPSDSETSLFGSSFGGPGLTSVMGEGGATQLRIPGVGMNLPEQIEAEKDQFPEYSSKYASAEMDEGENKDQLANFKIAPAGDSSMPFEDTSEQDSETNSFTSEQPESRRGKIPSTRDVRATKKQAVAYPYGYGAQGAYPFYHGLTHPAVLPYAHLASPYPTPLGYPYGFLPHPDDHTSHSIHVGSPKVNVDVQTTRRDDVPSSPEQDKASEKVRRFARDIEAELTGSPKQKRQVPNLMQQAYNRRFPAAPAAQAAAPSNPMARSPYAQMAQATARSNPMARSPYAQMAQATARSYPPSQPQQNFMMGQLRGSFPGEQTNNMRPFAQNNMRMRGMGQMMFRGQSQLNPMADPAPLTYQQITRMAGISVPLAVTSPGYGMRRSNVRYPYKPVPARGKRSAEATKKSKPNQKRQFLPLPYASAQPIASYGPHVAMPGLFTHAPVAPAPYQNFPAFATAYPAVPSPLLAAQHPGLYQGMGFGAHAPIAAYPAGAVQAPVAIPGGYPVTGFPGSGGMAPSVFGHPAEAVVRQGVPSFQGGQTQQPMGNNFFAGPQAPQPMFGQSPFPSGFEPQSLMGQGFGNAPGATELPFRRTPMQMVNPNIVQQAYQQQMQRGNLFQGFPQMGIARKSAVPGKKSTKTSK
- the LOC116617362 gene encoding uncharacterized protein LOC116617362 isoform X2; the encoded protein is MIRLWSVLAIAVFGFVAISFASPSPDDTQEIETHEIELDSDDLSKRSDIKKPDPKADSKSTSAHKKQFVIDAIHHGPYHGGHSWGTTSQWPAGHGFFPGHGFAIASPSGGWNGYPNVGAPYRSKIPKNKKASKGETDSHEAPNKRWWPGYSGGWGGWGLGNYGYPGWGAHGFGGWDGPWGGPWGGFAGGWAGHGYLRSGVPRPGSESASKRWWPGYSGGWGGWGAGNAGYPGWASGWAHGWSHPGYIGWGAGHGYGAGHGYYRSDIPRDSQSKSFIHGYHPGVYGWGGSAYPGLGWGGFGYGAFGPGPYGAGPGPYGAGPIFPFGGHSAFIGSPAYGPFGEAWGPFLRRSGIPKGQQTKQESASARCVCGYHPGPYGWGGVVYPGCGCVGGEVACHGGCGCGGWGYGGWGHGYGGWGHGFGGWGGHGCGGCGGCGGCGCGCRSKTPEKPTKQNEKEVKGSSRQNIMSPDSEGDNPSDSETSLFGSSFGGPGLTSVMGEGGATQLRIPGVGMNLPEQIEAEKDQFPEYSSKYASAEMDEGENKDQLANFKIAPAGDSSMPFEDTSEQDSETNSFTSEQPESRRGKIPSTRDVRATKKQAVAYPYGYGAQGAYPFYHGLTHPAVLPYAHLASPYPTPLGYPYGFLPHPDDHTSHSIHVGSPKVNVDVQTTRRDDVPSSPEQDKASEKVRRFARDIEAELTGSPKQKRQVPNLMQQAYNRRFPAAPAAQAAAPSNPMARSPYAQMAQATARSYPPSQPQQNFMMGQLRGSFPGEQTNNMRPFAQNNMRMRGMGQMMFRGQSQLNPMADPAPLTYQQITRMAGISVPLAVTSPGYGMRRSNVRYPYKPVPARGKRSAEATKKSKPNQKRQFLPLPYASAQPIASYGPHVAMPGLFTHAPVAPAPYQNFPAFATAYPAVPSPLLAAQHPGLYQGMGFGAHAPIAAYPAGAVQAPVAIPGGYPVTGFPGSGGMAPSVFGHPAEAVVRQGVPSFQGGQTQQPMGNNFFAGPQAPQPMFGQSPFPSGFEPQSLMGQGFGNAPGATELPFRRTPMQMVNPNIVQQAYQQQMQRGNLFQGFPQMGIARKSAVPGKKSTKTSK